CTGCCTGAATCGTTTTCCGATTGGGAAACCATTTCCATCCAGAGATCTTCAATGATGCCAAATCTGGATGATCCGCAATCGCGACAGAGGGGTGTCGGAATGCCGGTACTCTTTTCGATGGTTATTGTCACTGTATCCCTCCAAATCGATCTTTAGAAAAATTGGAATTTGACGATCCGTGCCGTATAAAACAATCCGATACCCAGGAATGCCAATCCCATGACGATAAATATATAGTTCCTTTCATACACGCCGGTTTCGAGCACCGCGCTTTCGGGATTCCCGGGATCGTAATGGACATTCACCCGGGAACCGGCTTCATAAAGCCCTGCTTTCGCTTCCCAATACGAGCGGTCCCCGGTGAATGGTTCGAAGGAGAACCGTTTACCCAGGTACGATGTGCCGCCGACACGGTAATCGTATTCAGCATCGATTCCATAGGTCAGGGTTTCTATCCGCGTTCCCATGTGGCCGGCGGATGAAGAGCTTCGTCGTTCACTCAGGCTGATCTTCGACAAACGGCCCTCTATGGATGGCCAGTCGGCGCTTTCACCTGCTGAGGCGATATGGCCGCCGATATACACGAGCATGATAATGCCGCCGATCAGGAACATCAATGCAAGGGCGGCGAGCGGAATATTCACTTTTATTGCGTTCCGGAATAACGATTCCAGCCGGATAATTCGCTTTTTTATGTCAGCGAGCGCTTCGCGTTCTATCCTGGCAATTTCCCGAAGGTCGGCCTCGTTTTTTGCGGGGATATACAAATCCACAGCGAGCATTTCCTTCATCATCCCGGCGAGCGGCATGGTTTTTTTCGATTGCTTGCAAAGCGGGACTGCTTTTGCCAGGAACGAATCTTTCGCCCTTTTGTATTCGGTGAGGTTGTCAATTCGATTGAGGACCTTCAATTCATCGATCATACCTTGAATTAAATTACGTGTCATTGCGTCATGCTCCTTCGGCGTGTATTGTTCCGGATTAATCGGTTTCTCAGGCCTTGAAATATCCATCGTGCGCGCTTCAGTTTCGTGCGATGATCTCATCCAGCAGGCGGAATAATTCCGGGGGCAGCGCGGGTCTCGTTGGCGCGGGTTTACCGGGCATGAGCTCGCGGAACACGAAATCGACGGTGTAGTCGAGTGCCTTCGCGGCCGTATCCTCCGAGGCAAGGTCATCGCGCCAGACCGTGTCCTCGTTGATCTGGCGGAAGAGCACCAGGTTCGTCACGAAAGAAAAAATACTGTAGACCACGAAGAGCGGGTAACGCGTCTCGAAAAATCCCCCGCGTATTCCCTCGAGTATGATGTCGAGCACGATCTCACGGCGGCGGGAGAAGAGCTGTTCCTGTTCGATCTTCCGGAGATAACGGCCGCCGTCCGAAAGCTCCCTGAAAATGATCTTGTACACATACTCGTCGCGCTTTTTCAGGAACAGGTTCACCACGAGGTAGATCGCGATGAAGAGCCGTTCGGGCGGCGCGAGATCGAAGGCCTTGAGCGTCTCCAGGAGCTGTTCCTTTTCGATGTCCCCGAATATCTGCCGGATCACGAGGAGGTAGAGGTCCTCCTTGCTTCCGAAGTGATAAATCACCAACGCCGGGTTTACGTGCGCGAGGCGGGCGATCGATTTGACCCGCGCGCCGGAGAGGCCCCGCTCCGCGAATTCATGGCAGGCGGCGGCGTATATCCGGTCCCGTAAGACGCCTTTCGTTTTATCTGTCTTTCTTGATTTCATCCATGAGTCCCAGGAGCTGCACGAGAATGCGCCGCGCGTCCACGCGGTCGGTGATGCGGATAAGCTCGTAGTTCAGGAGGGCGTTGCGGTCCTGGATAACGAAGTAGAGGTCGCTCTGGCCCTGGAGATATTTTCTCTCGTCGGCCGCGAGTTGAACGCCCGCCTGGGCGATGAGCTCCTCGTCCTGCCTGATCACGGTTTCGTAGGCGCGCACGGTATCGCGAAGCTCGTCCACGCTCTGTGAGTAATTGCGCTCGAAGGCGCGCAGGTCCTGCTCCCAGCGCTTCAGTATCGCCCGGGTTTCCTCCACGCGTCCTTCCCCCAGGCTGTTTTGGAGAGGGTAGGAGAGGGCCGCCCCCGCGCTGTACACGGGATAGGGAAACCGGTCGAGAGAGTCCTTCCCGTCCAGGGCATAGTTGCGCGCGCGGTACGAGAGTGAGAGATTGAGATCGGGAAGGAGCGCGTTCCTGTCGCGCTCCAGGGTGCGCGCGAGCACTTCGCGCGACAGGTTCAGTATCTTCATCTGGCGTGTCGAATAAATTGAAAAATTCTCAGGGACGCGCGCGGGCAGTACGAGCTCTTTCTCGGGTTCGATAATCTCTCCGGGCTGGGCGGGCCTGTTGTAGCACCACCGGTACACTTTTTGCGAAAGGTAGCCCAGCCTGGTCGCCGCGAGGTCGCGCGCCTTCGCGTACTCGACGGCGACGATGCGCGCCCGGGCCACGTCCCCGACGTCCGAGAGGCCGTTCGCGAACTTGTTGGCCACGGTCGCGACGAGGTCCTCGCCGTTCTTCACGTTCTTGGCGTAGATATCCTGCTGATGCCATGCGAGGTACCAGCTGAAGTAGAGATTGTACAGGTCCGCGATCACCGTCTCTATGCTCTCGTCGACGGTCTCCCTCATGATGAGCCGGTTCAGCTCCGCCTGGCGCACGGGAAAGCGGTCGAGCATCCCCAGCCAGTTTTTAAGCAGTGGCTGTTGAACCTCGATATAGGCCTCTGGATTGTAGAGCTTCGCATCGATTATGTCGGGTACGGGAGTCAAGCTCCG
This window of the Spirochaetota bacterium genome carries:
- a CDS encoding DUF3592 domain-containing protein, which codes for MTLPRRIRPRRHSTTPSISCSASSCPVNPRQRDPRCPRNYSACWMRSSHETEARTMDISRPEKPINPEQYTPKEHDAMTRNLIQGMIDELKVLNRIDNLTEYKRAKDSFLAKAVPLCKQSKKTMPLAGMMKEMLAVDLYIPAKNEADLREIARIEREALADIKKRIIRLESLFRNAIKVNIPLAALALMFLIGGIIMLVYIGGHIASAGESADWPSIEGRLSKISLSERRSSSSAGHMGTRIETLTYGIDAEYDYRVGGTSYLGKRFSFEPFTGDRSYWEAKAGLYEAGSRVNVHYDPGNPESAVLETGVYERNYIFIVMGLAFLGIGLFYTARIVKFQFF
- a CDS encoding TetR/AcrR family transcriptional regulator; the protein is MKSRKTDKTKGVLRDRIYAAACHEFAERGLSGARVKSIARLAHVNPALVIYHFGSKEDLYLLVIRQIFGDIEKEQLLETLKAFDLAPPERLFIAIYLVVNLFLKKRDEYVYKIIFRELSDGGRYLRKIEQEQLFSRRREIVLDIILEGIRGGFFETRYPLFVVYSIFSFVTNLVLFRQINEDTVWRDDLASEDTAAKALDYTVDFVFRELMPGKPAPTRPALPPELFRLLDEIIARN
- a CDS encoding TolC family protein gives rise to the protein MKINFLTRMMPFIIAMCALCLPAMARGADTAPSVLTLREFIDGAILHTPEIFRELARIREAESAELQAKAVNDIVFDLHYNKLHETPYTKYSSSRIQEQDTDNAGAGFSWISPWTGTRVRGGVDYNRSALRVNRSLTPVPDIIDAKLYNPEAYIEVQQPLLKNWLGMLDRFPVRQAELNRLIMRETVDESIETVIADLYNLYFSWYLAWHQQDIYAKNVKNGEDLVATVANKFANGLSDVGDVARARIVAVEYAKARDLAATRLGYLSQKVYRWCYNRPAQPGEIIEPEKELVLPARVPENFSIYSTRQMKILNLSREVLARTLERDRNALLPDLNLSLSYRARNYALDGKDSLDRFPYPVYSAGAALSYPLQNSLGEGRVEETRAILKRWEQDLRAFERNYSQSVDELRDTVRAYETVIRQDEELIAQAGVQLAADERKYLQGQSDLYFVIQDRNALLNYELIRITDRVDARRILVQLLGLMDEIKKDR